AGAACGAATACATCGAAACCTCCTTCGGTTTCGACACCGCCGTCAAGACCTATTCCGAACTCATCGGCAACATCATGCGCGATGCCAACTCCGCTCAGAAGTACTGGCACTTCATCAAGCTCATGGGCCGTAGCGCTTCTCACATCGCTCTCGAAGCCGCTCTCCAGACCCACCCGAACATCTGCTTGATTTCTGAAGAAGTCAAGGCCAAGAAGATGAAGCTCAAGCAGGTCATCAAGTACGTTGCAGACATCGTTGCTGCCCGTGCTGCTGACGGCAAGAACTTCGGCGTCTGCCTGATTCCGGAAGGCCTCCTCGAATTCATCCCGGATGTTGGCGTGCTCATCTCCGAACTCTCTGAAGCCCTCGCCCACCACGAAAAGGAAGTCGAAGGCCTCGACACCGCCGCCAAGGTTGAAAAGCTCTGCAACTGGATTTCCAAGGCTTCTGCCGAAGTCCTCAAGAGCCTCCCCTCCACCACTCAGGGCCAGCTGATGCTCGACCGCGACAGCCACGGCAACGTGCAGGTTTCCCTCATCGAAACCGAAAAGCTCATCATCGAAATGGTCAAGAAGGACCTCAAGAGCCGCAAGAACTTCAAGGGCAAGTTCTCTGCCCTCAACCACTTCTTCGGTTACGAAGGCCGTTGCGCCGCTCCGTCGAACTTCGACGCCGACTACTGCTACAGCCTCGGCTTCACCGCTTCTGTGCTCGCCTTCAACAAGATGAACGGCTACATGAGCTCTGTGCGTGACCTCACGAAGGGCATTGAAAAGTGGACTGCCGGTGGCATTCCTATCACCATGATGATGAACATCGAACGTCGTCACGGTGCCGACAAGCCGGTGATCCAGAAGGCTCTCGTTGAACTCGACGGTGCTCCGTTCAAGTTCTTCGCCAAGAACC
The genomic region above belongs to uncultured Fibrobacter sp. and contains:
- a CDS encoding diphosphate--fructose-6-phosphate 1-phosphotransferase, giving the protein MADNLSVLGKARKAYQPKLPAALRDGALKVTLNKGKATESVRDQAKIKALFPNTYGAPYISMKKATKAAAGKALNVGVVLSGGQAPGGHNVIAGIFDGIKSISKNSKLLGFLGGPSGLENGKFIVINEKIMDSYRNTGGFDIIQSGRTKLETEEQFKKCMAVAKAQKLDAIVIIGGDDSNTNAAVLGEYFQANGASCVVCGCPKTIDGDLKNEYIETSFGFDTAVKTYSELIGNIMRDANSAQKYWHFIKLMGRSASHIALEAALQTHPNICLISEEVKAKKMKLKQVIKYVADIVAARAADGKNFGVCLIPEGLLEFIPDVGVLISELSEALAHHEKEVEGLDTAAKVEKLCNWISKASAEVLKSLPSTTQGQLMLDRDSHGNVQVSLIETEKLIIEMVKKDLKSRKNFKGKFSALNHFFGYEGRCAAPSNFDADYCYSLGFTASVLAFNKMNGYMSSVRDLTKGIEKWTAGGIPITMMMNIERRHGADKPVIQKALVELDGAPFKFFAKNREVWAKTESYTYPGPIQYWGPSEVCDVTNFTIKLERGALKVK